A window of the Polaribacter sp. HaHaR_3_91 genome harbors these coding sequences:
- the nirD gene encoding nitrite reductase small subunit NirD — translation MDTLLLKYKTVKEADVKVWFKAAPISAFPKDGGACVKYKDLQIAVFNFSRLDKWYACQNLSPEKQENVLSRGMLGDHKGVPKIACPLHKKTFSLETGENLNADLAPIAVYPIKIEAENVYIGFSE, via the coding sequence ATGGATACATTACTTTTAAAATACAAAACAGTAAAAGAAGCAGATGTAAAAGTTTGGTTTAAAGCAGCTCCTATTAGTGCATTTCCAAAAGATGGTGGAGCATGTGTAAAATATAAAGATTTACAAATTGCAGTTTTCAATTTTTCTAGGTTAGATAAATGGTATGCTTGCCAGAATTTATCACCAGAAAAACAAGAAAATGTATTGTCTAGAGGTATGTTGGGCGATCATAAAGGGGTTCCTAAAATTGCATGTCCGTTGCATAAAAAAACATTTTCGTTAGAAACGGGAGAAAACTTAAATGCAGATTTAGCACCTATCGCTGTATATCCTATTAAGATTGAAGCAGAAAATGTGTATATTGGCTTTTCAGAATAA
- a CDS encoding DUF4202 domain-containing protein — MKPTRFETAIALIDKKNAEDPNNYQVSGLEYPKELLYSQRMTRKLLQFDPNASKALQISARAQHICRWKIGRKEYPMDRVGYLKWREELKKMHANTTGEILEQVGFDEQFVDRVQKIILKKLIKKNEEAQTLEDVICLVFLDYYFDEFAAKHTDEKIIDILKKTWVKMSDNGHEAALKIPFSEKSLALVKQAIS, encoded by the coding sequence ATGAAGCCAACAAGATTTGAAACTGCCATTGCATTAATAGATAAAAAAAACGCTGAAGATCCAAATAACTACCAAGTTTCTGGATTAGAGTATCCTAAAGAATTATTATATTCTCAAAGGATGACAAGAAAGTTACTTCAGTTTGATCCTAATGCATCAAAGGCACTTCAAATTTCGGCAAGAGCACAACATATTTGTCGTTGGAAAATTGGTAGAAAAGAATATCCGATGGATAGAGTTGGGTATTTAAAATGGCGTGAAGAATTAAAAAAGATGCACGCAAATACTACTGGAGAAATCTTAGAACAAGTTGGTTTTGATGAACAGTTTGTAGACAGGGTTCAGAAGATTATCTTAAAAAAACTAATCAAGAAAAACGAAGAAGCTCAAACCTTAGAAGATGTTATTTGTTTGGTTTTTCTAGATTATTATTTTGATGAATTTGCAGCAAAACATACCGATGAAAAAATTATCGATATTTTAAAGAAAACGTGGGTGAAAATGTCTGATAATGGACATGAAGCAGCG